CAAGGTGGGAGCCTTCGAACCCGAGCACGCGGGGCAGTTGGACTTCTACCTGAATCTTCTCAACGAGAAGGAACGCGGCTCAGACGATCAGCCGTCCATTGGGATCATCCTCTGTGCCGAAAAGGACGATGTCGAGGTGGAATTCGCCCTCAAGAGCAAGAGTAACCCAATCGGCGTGGCCGAATACCAGCTCAGTTCCAAACTTCCTGCCCAGTACAAGGGCCGCTTGCCCACGGCCGCGCAGCTCTCTGCCGTCGTGCGCCACACCATCGAAATTTCGCAGGACTGACCCGATGCCCCCAAAGCCCAAGTTGCCAATTACTGTCACTTCTCACACGCACGACGAAGCCACCCGCAAGAATATCCCCACCGCCGAGTACCAGTCGGTGGTGGATCGCGACACCAGAACCCCGATCCAAGTGGCCTACGAGCGACGCAACCGCGATCTGGACCCCCAGTTGGTATGGCGCGGCAAAGACGAACAGGACTGGTCGGACCTCGTGGTGCCCGCGCCTCCTCTGTACATCCAGGAGAAGGTCCACCCCAAGGTTCTGATTGACGACCTCAAGAGGATGACAGAATCTGGCAAGAAACCAGAAGACCAGGTGGACATATTCGCTGACTTCAACGGCTTACCGGATTCCGACGCCAAAACCGAATTTTACCAACACGACGCCCACTGGACCAACCGCATGATCCTAGGCGACAGCTTGCAGGTGATGGCGTCCTTGGCCGAGCGGGAAGGGTTGCGCGGCAAGGTGCAGTGCATCTACTTCGATCCGCCGTACGGGATCAAGTACAACTCGAACTTCCAGTGGAGTACCACCAGCCGCGATGTGAAGGACGGTAATCAGGAGCACATCACCCGCGAACCCGAGCAGGTGAAGGCCTTCCGAGACACCTGGCGCGACGGCATCCACAGTTACATGACCTACCTCCGAGACAGACTCACCGTCGCGCGGGATCTATTGACAGAATCTGGCAGCATCTTCGTACAGATTGGCGACGAGAATGTGCACCGGGTGCGCGCGTTGATGGACGAGGTATTTGGAGATGAGAATTTCGTGTCCCAAATCAACTTCAAAAGTATGGGGGCATTGGGACAAGGTGATATTCCGAATGTCTATGACTACCTGATTTGGTATGCCAAAGATAAGAAGTCGATGAAATTCCGCCCGATCTATAAACTGCAAGATTTTGATGGAGATTCTGAGTACAGATTTGTGGCAGATGCTGGGGTGCCTAAAGGATTCCGTTCACTTGAAACTGGTGAAGTGAGGCCGGAGGCAAACGTCGGACTGTTCCGGCGGTCGACATTAACTTCATCAGGATTTACGCCAAGCTGTACTTTTGATTTCCCTTTCGATGGAAAAGTATTTAAGCCCTTTGGCCGCAAAAGCTGGAGAACAAATTCTGCTGGAATGGATCGGCTTCGCAGAGGCGGAAGGATTTTCTCCCTTGGTGAAAATCTTTATTTCCGCAGGTTTGCCAGCGACGCCCAATTGATTCAATATGAAAACTCCTGGGGAGATGCTCCCGCTGCGGCGGACAAAATCTATGTGGTCCAAACCGCACCGAAGTTTATAGAGCGGTGTTTCCTTATGACAACAGATCCTGGCGACTGTATCCTCGACCCTACCTGCGGTTCAGGAACCTCCGCCTACGTGGCCGAGCAATGGGGACGTCGTTGGATCACCATCGACACCTCTCGTGTTGCGCTGGCCCTGGCCCGTGCGCGTATCATGGGTTCGCGTCATCCGTTCTACCTGCTCGCCGACTCACGCGATGGACAGCTCAAAGAGGCGGAAATCACCCGTTCCACCCCCTCCAGTCAGCCCGTGCGGAACACGCTGCGCCAGGGCTTCGTGTACGAGCGGGTACCGCATATCATGCTCAGTTCCATCGCAAATAACGCCGAGATCGACGTGATCTGGGACAAGTGGCAGGCCAAGTTGGAGCCGTTGCGGGAGTCCCTCAACACCTCCCTTGGGAAGGCCTGGCAGGAGTGGGAGCTTCCTCGCGAGGTGGATCCCAAATGGTCGGCGTCGGCCAAGACCCTACATGCCGATTGGTGGCAAGCGCGCATCGCTCGTCAGACGGAAATTGACAAGTCCATCGCGGCGAAGGCCGAATTCGAGCTTCTGTATGACAAGCCCTTCGAGGACAAGAAGAAGGTTCGCGTGGCTGGCCCCTTTACTGTGGAAAGCCTCTCGCCTCACCGCACCCTCACCGTGGGTGCTGATGACGAACTCCTCGATTTCGCCGCCGAGGCAATGGCCAAGGAAGGACGCGATTTCGCCAGCGTGATCCTGGAGAACCTGAAGATTGCGGGGGTGCAGCAGTCGAAGAAGGAGGACAAGATCGAGTTCTCATCGCTCGTTCCTTGGCCGGGGTCTTTCGTCGCCGCCGAGGGGCGATACTTCGAAGGCAATGTCGAGCGCCGGGCTGCCGTCTTCATTGGTCCCGAATTTGGCACGGTATCGCGCCCTGATCTGGTGGACGCAGCCAAAGAGGCCGGAGACGCGGGCTTCGATGTGCTCATCACTTGCGCATTCAACTACGATGCCCACAGCACCGAGTTTACCAAGCTCGGACGCCTACCGGTCTTGAAAGCGAGGATGCATGCGGACCTACACCTGGCCGAAGAGCTGAAGTCCACCACCAAGGGCAACCTGTTCGTGATCTTCGGTGAACCCGACATCACCCTGAACCCTGGCCCCGACGGCACCTACCAAGTGAAGGTCAACGGCGTAGACGTGTTCAACCCCAGCACGGGCAAGATCCAGAGCGACAACGCCGACGGCATCGCCTGCTGGTTCCTGGACACGGACTACAATGGCGAGAGCTTCTTCGTGCGCCACGCCTACTTCCTGGGCCAGAACGACCCCTACAAGTCGCTCAAGACCACCCTCAAGGCTGAGATCAACCAGGACGCCTGGGAAACTCTCAATAGCGATCTCTC
This DNA window, taken from Fibrobacterota bacterium, encodes the following:
- a CDS encoding site-specific DNA-methyltransferase: MPPKPKLPITVTSHTHDEATRKNIPTAEYQSVVDRDTRTPIQVAYERRNRDLDPQLVWRGKDEQDWSDLVVPAPPLYIQEKVHPKVLIDDLKRMTESGKKPEDQVDIFADFNGLPDSDAKTEFYQHDAHWTNRMILGDSLQVMASLAEREGLRGKVQCIYFDPPYGIKYNSNFQWSTTSRDVKDGNQEHITREPEQVKAFRDTWRDGIHSYMTYLRDRLTVARDLLTESGSIFVQIGDENVHRVRALMDEVFGDENFVSQINFKSMGALGQGDIPNVYDYLIWYAKDKKSMKFRPIYKLQDFDGDSEYRFVADAGVPKGFRSLETGEVRPEANVGLFRRSTLTSSGFTPSCTFDFPFDGKVFKPFGRKSWRTNSAGMDRLRRGGRIFSLGENLYFRRFASDAQLIQYENSWGDAPAAADKIYVVQTAPKFIERCFLMTTDPGDCILDPTCGSGTSAYVAEQWGRRWITIDTSRVALALARARIMGSRHPFYLLADSRDGQLKEAEITRSTPSSQPVRNTLRQGFVYERVPHIMLSSIANNAEIDVIWDKWQAKLEPLRESLNTSLGKAWQEWELPREVDPKWSASAKTLHADWWQARIARQTEIDKSIAAKAEFELLYDKPFEDKKKVRVAGPFTVESLSPHRTLTVGADDELLDFAAEAMAKEGRDFASVILENLKIAGVQQSKKEDKIEFSSLVPWPGSFVAAEGRYFEGNVERRAAVFIGPEFGTVSRPDLVDAAKEAGDAGFDVLITCAFNYDAHSTEFTKLGRLPVLKARMHADLHLAEELKSTTKGNLFVIFGEPDITLNPGPDGTYQVKVNGVDVFNPSTGKIQSDNADGIACWFLDTDYNGESFFVRHAYFLGQNDPYKSLKTTLKAEINQDAWETLNSDLSRPFEKPKSGRIAVKVINHLGDEVMKVFRV